In Chroicocephalus ridibundus chromosome 2, bChrRid1.1, whole genome shotgun sequence, the DNA window CCTCTGTGAATTCCCAGTCATGCTTGGAGAGACGAAGTCTTCCTAATTTTGCAGGAGACCAGGAGCAAACTTCATCCCTTATGAAACGATCATGAAAATGTGGAAGCGTTTCAAGAACAGTGGAGCTGTGTTTCAATAAGTGTTTATAACAAGTAGGAGTCCTATCATCTGAGTTCTCTACAAAACAACAGTACAAAGTcagaagacttattttttttcttctatcaaagTGAATATAAGATTTAGAAACACTGATAATTCTTTACTATTCACATGTGACAATTCCAGTTGTAaagaaattgtgatttttttctccgTTGGCTTCCAAGTAGTTTATATACCCaggattaatgaaaaaaagatactCTTTAATGAGTTTAGAGGGAGAACAAGTAAATGGCAAGCCTGCATTTATCTGTATGAATGACACAGTACCGATACCCATCTCACCTTCAGTTTAAGATGTATGTCTACATAAAATACATAACCAATCCAATACTtgtaattaatgtatttttattcctgttgaATTGTCTTTTTAAGGGCCTTTTTCAGTTTATGAAAATTGAAACATGGAGCTGCTATGGCAATAGATATAGTAGTACAAGAATATGATAGGTTCATAGCAGGCACAGTGCTTAGGTGAGCCGTGGGcatgataaagaagaaaaattgagtCTGATCTATCCCTTAGCACAGACTGAACTTTACCCTTGGCTGTGAATGCAGTTGTCCAATGTTAGGCCTCAAAGTTGGCCATGGGCCCTTCCTAAATTGTTGAAATATTGCATGCCAAATGGGTAGATGGGAAATACTCTTAAAGGGTAAAAGATTTGTCACAGTGACCTCCAGTAAGTGACATAGGCATGAGGAGCTCAGGGAATACCACTTCACTTAGTACACAGTCAAAGAGCAATGGAAGTATTTGGACTTTTCTAGAAAAAACCAATGTATTTTATACAGTATTCAAAGTCAGAAGTGGACTGACTGAAATCACTACAACTAGTGAAAAATACTGTAGCATACCATCTTATAACAATATAAATCTAGTATAATCAGAAGGAGTATGCTTCCGAAAACTGGCAAATGATTTCAAGTGTGTATCCAGCTGAAATATTCCTTTTACAACATGTCTGGTTCTTGCCTGGTCTGTCATCTGCCTTCTCAGCCGTGAGCTCTGCAGCTCGAAATTTGTGCAGCTGGTTTCCACTGCTTGCTGCTTGGACAAACGCAGGCTCTGGTGAATGAGTCCATGGACAACTAACGAATCAGTCTACCgaattgttttttcttgaaaacattgcAAACTCTCCAGATGTTTACATCTCAGATGCAAGAACCAGATGTTTTTGAATCCTAATTGTTTTATAAACTGAAAATGGTATAGATGTCATGCCAAACAGTTCAGTTCTTTGCTTATTCAGGGAACAGTAAGATAAATACACAAAAACATAAAAGTGGAAAACAGTTTCCTTTGGGAGTAAATAATGGATCTAGAGGCAGCTCACGGAATCAATGTATGGCCTGAATGAGAGGGGTACTGTCTATGAGTCTCTGCAAGGAGGAGAGCCAGGGACCTTCCTCTAAGGCTTCTCAGTAGTAACGTAACTGCGCCACACCTACTACAGGTTGCAGTCCTGGGGAATTCTCACTTGTATGGTCGACAGGCTTAACCTTCCAGGGAATAAGTCACAGTTCCTTTAGCACACACTTAACCCAGGACCTGCAAATCCCAGCTGCCTCACTTGTAGCTCTGGAAGGACTCCTGACACTGTGTCCCCTGTGGTCAAAGGATTCATCTTTAAAGATGGTAAAACTTTCAACACCTGGAGGAGCCAGGAATTCTTCCTAGCTCCCTTTGTAAGCAGAAGGGGGCTGTGCTCCAATGTCATATTGGGATGAGATGATTCTGTGAGATCTGGGTGTGTAATGATCTGCTGCTCCATATTTTCTATGTAAAGGAAATGCAACTACATGGGTTTCATGGGGTCTGTAGTACATATGATCCTGTGGACAATCAGGGAAACAGGAACCTGCAACCCTTCAGCATGAATCTTGAAGTCATCTCAGATGCAGCCTTAGGGAATGGAAGTGGGAGGCAACTTAAGGCATAGGACCTTGCCTTTCTCGGCCTGCATGTTTGCAGGTTTGTACACCTGTGTAAGATAACCAAGTGATGGTCTGTGGTGTTCTGCTTGATTTCTCAAGAAAATAGATCTGAATGAATGAATGATGTAATCTTCATAATCCAACAGACTAAATTACAGAATCATATAAATTCTTCTGTTAAGGGGAAGATGTTTGTAGTGCTAGGTAAGTTAGCTGAATAACAGTGAGTTTTCTTGAAAAAGGAATGCTTTTGTTGTCCTTGTTTGCTAGTTATAGTCAAAATAGGTTCATTGGAGAAGAATATTGGAAGCTCAAGACATCTGGGAACTGAATAGGCAGAAACAGTCTTGAAAGTGATGTCTGAAAGCTGTTATGCTCAAAATCCTGTTTATGGGCAAACACACAGGATTTATATACCTATAAAGCCAAGAACTTATTATTGGTATAAGTGAAATCATAACAGTTGATTCCAAGAATCATTATTAGTCTAGATCttttattacaggaaaagaaataatacctCTATGCATAAAAAGTTTCAGTAATATTAATACAGTTAAAATTGTTTGCACACATATTTCTTTGTTCCTATTCCTTTTCCTTGTGCTTTGTTCACCGTTTTTGTGCTCCTCTGGGTCCTAATGTCAGCAGTTTCATTCTGGTGTGTGGGTATTAAAAAGTTGTTACAGTGTCTGGAGTCTTGCTGGGAGGAACGTGGTGTTCAtgttgatggtttcttcttcACCCTTAGGATCCACTGTgggtcttttttgtgtgtttgctaaCACACTGTCAGAGTTTGCTTTCTCTTACTTCTCTGCAGCTTCATGTTACATCCAAACTAGTTTCATCCAGCTCCAGGTCTGCATTTCTGTAAGTGACCACTGGTCAGTTGTTTGTAGCTGTGGAATCTCCAGTGCCAAGCCATCCCTTATCATCCAACCCATGTACTCTTCTACACTGCATCCTGCGTCTTCACATCTCAGGACCTCTGCTATCATACCAGAACTATTATTTCTCTATTCAATATCATCATGCCTGTCATAAATTTTGCAATCAATACAGAATATCTGCTTGTTACTGTTAcccatttttctgcagaaaatccAAAGTAAACCAAGTAAAATAAAGTCACAGTCCGGTCAAGAAAACTTCAAACAGAACAAGTCTGATAAGCCTCAGTCCTGAAGCTTTGCAAAGCTTATGCTGCAGAGTTACAAGGCTTAGTCTGCAGTCTGCACAGCCAGTGTTACTGACCACTGGAAGTCAAGTAAACAGCAGAAGAGAGCAAGCGTTGCTTTGCTTCGAGATGCGATTTACATGCATACTTATGAGGGTACTTCTCCCTGCTTTAATTTGTTGACTAGTTCCAAAAGATTCTCTCTTTGCTCCTGAACAGTTCAACTGGAAAGAGGTCTTTATCTGTGAAAACCTGTTGTTCGGGAATTGCCCCATTTAATCTGTTATACAAAGGAGGATTACCTATGTCCCTTGGTTTCCCAAGCACTAGAGCAATAAGTGAGATCATTCACTAGGGCTCTCTGTGTGAGTCCATTAGGGACAGCGGAAATACTATAATTTTCAGCAGCAGGAGTACTGGTCCTACATCAGGTGGTAGCCACCATTCTGTTTTCCTAAACACAGCTGTAAAGATTACCATGTACAGTAGCTGGTTCCTCCCTTAATTATCAAAATGGTTTTTAATCAAAACTTAAGCGTTCTCTCCCTTCTGAAGTTCTATGTCCACCTCCAGGCCTGAAGCAAAAGTCTTGAAAATGAGCTAGGTTTTGTTTATCTCTAAGCAAAGCATTAGAGAGATCCTGAAGAGAAAAAGTTCTTTACCACACAGAATGCACACCATTGTGACTAACGAATTACGTGTGTCTTTGCATTTACCACTCTTTTAGAGGAAATGTTCATTTAGGCTTAATTGAAAATAAACCAGAACTGTTCTAAAAGTCAGTCAGGTCCACCCATTTGCCAAGGCAGATGGCTTCTTCATGTAAAACCATACGGATTATTAATAGAATCTGTCAACCCAGGAACACAGgtgtcttgaaaataattttctgaaagtaTTCCAGAGTATTTAGACAATAAcaatgtaatgatttttttttaaagcctgttgtATGTTTCATATGATAATATCATCAGATATTATCCTTGGGGCTTATAGATCTATATTTACTTACTTATATAGACATGGGTGTTCACAGCTGGATATTCACTAATACCCTTAAAATGATACAAAGAAAGTGAATGAGTATCTcaaagagagactgagaagagATGCTAAGGGAATTTTCAGAAATGCGgcacttttaaagaaataagaacCTATCAAAATAAAACTTGTAGTCTTTATTCAGGCAAGTTTCATTCTGTTCTAGTAGTTTTTATATTGTGTTGGTATCACTGGTCATAAATGGTTACCTGATATCACTGATACCAGACATATTTTACTAAATTTTATCTTAGTGGAAGGTGCTGGATTACATTTCAAGATAAAATGTGAATGGACaataaaatgggagaaaatgTTGTTAGGCTATGTTGTTTCATTGAGTTGTGCTTTTAAAAGTGCTGTCTAATCAAGACTCCTTTTTTTACAGGTATTGGTTTGCTTTGAAGTATGGCTGTCAAgctgcatttaaacaaaacagcatCAGAGATGCATCAGAAACAGACCCTCCCGACTATATTCAAAAAAAATCCGTTGATGCAGTGACTGATATTAACATGCTCAGAGTGTTCAAGACTTTTCTTGAGACCACACCACAGCTTTTTGTCCAAATTTACATCCTCATGGAACATGGCAAAAATAATAGCTATCAATGTGAGTCTGCCTTTCTCCTTAATTTTCAAGTTGAGTATCTTACCTAAAAGGATAACTCATGTGATTGGATAACATTTTAAACATACCTTGGAAAACATACACTCCAATGTATAATTACTCTGCGTTTAGTTAGAATTTCTGTCTAGTAGATGGTCCATTCTCTTAAATCCATGAGAAGGAAGATTTCACTATAGCAAGTCATAATATCTAATAGAAACATAATGATACATAACTTGAATATAAGCTATTGAATACAATTAGTATATAATTTTCAGAGCAAtttgttttgtgtgcttttgcttacagtttcttttaaaactactAACAGGGAATCTTGAAATCAGTAATGTATTTAGAGCAGCTCTGTGAGCTGTTACTACCATCATCCACATGATACAGATGAGGGAGAGAGTCAAAAAACACCTAAGGATATGCCAGCATGGCAGAATGCAATATGATGAAGAGGTACGGGTTCAACTTCAGAAGCAAGACAGAAGCTGTACCATTTCCAGATCTAAGACTAGCACCATTACTGGCAAGACATTAACTGACTCAGGGTTGGAATTTATCTAGCCAAATGGAGAGACCCTGTTGTCTAGTGTTCCTTTATAGTCCATGAAGTCAATAGGTACTCGGATAAAATGGTCAGATGAATCTCATCTTAAATATGACCATGTGAAGTGTCAACTCTTAGTTACAGATTTCTACATTATAGACACCCCAGAGTCAATATCAGTTGCTGAAACTTAAGTTTTTATGGGCTTTTTGCAACACTTTGGAAATTTCTAAGTCATCTGTGTATGGAGATGGCAAATATGACACATAACTTTGGCAAGACCATCAATGGCCAGAGACGGGGCAGGATAACATAGGCATACCAGACAGCATTAGATGCCTAGATTTAGGTAATTAAACTGAGCCTTAAAATTAAGGTGACTTGTTCAGGAGCAGATGAAATATAAAATTGGTATAGAGAACATGTTAAGAAAGCATGAACTTGTCCACAACTTCATTCAGAAATTATAACGTAAAATAAGTATCTTTTTCTTCAGTCTaacatttttccttgcatttgttTAGATGCTGCCATTATTATGTCTTTTTGTGGTATCTCCATTTCAACGGTTGATTATCAGATATCATTACGAACATCTCTGCCTGATAAAGCTGAATTTCATGTGCTTCCAAAGTTAGTGTATCTCTTCTACAAACTGCTTACCATCACTTCTTGGATACTCAGTATTTCACTGATCACTCTACTAAGTGTTAGAAGTTCTGTAATTCTGCTGATATTTCTTTGGATCTGTGGCTTCACCTGGGTTTTGAAACAACATACGACATTTTGCAAATCTAAGAAGATGGAATATCTGTACAGAACTGTTGTTGGAATAATtctaatttttaccttttttaacataaaagggagaaaaacaaaagtttgCATTTCTATTTATTATGCCACTCACACTGTTGTAACTCTAGGTATTTTGTCTGTTTATATGTTTTGGAAACCTTCCATCATCAAGGACATACATTTTACAATTGTGAGTATCCTAACTATTCTTAGTCTGGTGTTaggtattatttttcttattgtttatTATAGGCATTTTCATCCCACTGCTTATTGCAGACCACAGGAATATTCAGATGAAGTTGATGGAGAGGCAGGACAAAGAGTGGAAATTGGCAGGTTTCAAAATTTCATAATGCAATGAACAGTATAGATTTTTTTGTGTGGACTTCAAAGCAAATACTTGCTGGACAGTCTGTTTCTCTATCATTGTTTCTCATGTATCATCACTGAGTAGTACATAATGGACCAGAGTTATTGGCTCTGAATAACTATGGCTTTCTGTGATGCTGTACGAAGTGTTTAGAACATGAGTATTTCTCTATGTGCGTGTCAAAGTtactttggaaaagaagaaatttaatctatCCGTCCAACATAAttcactgttttggtttttatcaatgcaaataaaacaggaaaagctaAAAGTTATTCAAATGAAAGCTAGCATTAAAAACATATTCTGTTCATTTACattgatgttaaaaataaagctcgcttttcttttcttgctgggAGGAAAGAGGAGTGTATTTGAAATAATTGAGGGCAGTGATCGGTTATCTCTGCTTCTCCCCATTAGTGTAAGAGCTGCAG includes these proteins:
- the XKR9 gene encoding XK-related protein 9, whose protein sequence is MMKFTKQNFIFLVGGIIIYVVDIGVDFWVASKYFCQGQYSWSILILCFRGLSSLITQIFSYEWFKNDWEGTNTAKLKWIFLVHVFQCGIFIRYWFALKYGCQAAFKQNSIRDASETDPPDYIQKKSVDAVTDINMLRVFKTFLETTPQLFVQIYILMEHGKNNSYQYAAIIMSFCGISISTVDYQISLRTSLPDKAEFHVLPKLVYLFYKLLTITSWILSISLITLLSVRSSVILLIFLWICGFTWVLKQHTTFCKSKKMEYLYRTVVGIILIFTFFNIKGRKTKVCISIYYATHTVVTLGILSVYMFWKPSIIKDIHFTIVSILTILSLVLGIIFLIVYYRHFHPTAYCRPQEYSDEVDGEAGQRVEIGRFQNFIMQ